From Drosophila virilis strain 15010-1051.87 chromosome X, Dvir_AGI_RSII-ME, whole genome shotgun sequence, the proteins below share one genomic window:
- the LOC6633836 gene encoding mitochondrial import receptor subunit TOM20 homolog, with translation MLSISCRSLLAFAVGTAGAFILGFCIYFDQKRRSDPEYKKKVHARRQREQDKFKYRISSGDDIDPNSCMLDANNHTSLERCFLNEINLGEHLLIRGNMSEGLSHLANAIMMCAQPLPVLQTLKESLPERVFMPLIIKLQELQSSGSNTMPSSNKDNSTSSPDFS, from the coding sequence ATGTTAAGCATATCGTGCAGATCCTTGCTGGCATTTGCCGTAGGCACCGCGGGTGCATTTATCCTGGGCTTTTGCATCTATTTCGATCAGAAGCGTCGCTCCGATCCCGAGTACAAAAAGAAGGTGCACGCGCGCCGGCAGCGTGAGCAGGACAAATTCAAATATCGCATATCAAGTGGCGATGATATTGATCCAAATAGTTGCATGCTGGATGCCAATAATCACACAAGTCTGGAACGTTGTTTTCTCAATGAGATCAATCTGGGTGAGCATCTGCTTATCCGAGGCAACATGTCAGAGGGTCTCAGCCATTTGGCCAATGCGATCATGATGTGCGCCCAGCCGCTGCCAGTGCTCCAGACACTGAAGGAATCCTTGCCGGAGCGCGTCTTTATGCCATTGATCATTAAGCTGCAGGAGCTGCAGAGCAGTGGCAGCAATACTATGCCCAGTTCCAACAAGGACAACTCAACCAGCTCACCCGACTTTTCCTAA
- the LOC138911228 gene encoding uncharacterized protein isoform X1 produces the protein MENININDVSIATLKSWLALLNLPTEGTKTELMARLNKVPVDIRDDAAKELEVQRNKEQTIEAQNELQNIMQQQRDEIANGAEMLKLMRLEIEASRKFLEEFQVTVNRNSHIGGSDGGEQESEVGDLLQLEDGHTEERPRSTDGNAGAADYTGTDGNAGAADHAGAAGNAGAAGRIDESGNAVGGNLNNCIQTGAMMLAKEILLEFTGESEVRKWVMQFFNVAKIYRLNDMQQHLLCISKLKGGALKWLHADPMRIIAPIDEMLNQLVLAFGGGFSKSELRQKFEDRVWKPDEVFATYFSEKSILAQDINIDVEELMEGIIRGIPCENLRTQASMHCFTNPAQILRAFAAIKLPIKRVRNHVVKQTAQEAQADKQQRCYNCNVKGHWAKDCLKPKREAGSCYACGSKDHLIAGCPNKKMPYRLWQPYFIFKGKVCAIKSKAYARCKFVCRFK, from the exons atggaaaatataaatataaatgacgtgtcaatagcgacattgaaaagttggttggcattactaaatttgccaacagagggtaccaaaactgagctgatggcgagattaaataaggtaccagtggacatccgagacgatgctgcaaaggaacttgaagttcaacgtaacaaggaacagacaattgaggctcaaaatgagttgcaaaacataatgcaacaacagcgtgacgaaatagcaaatggcgccgagatgctgaaattgatgcgtctcgaaattgaagcgtctcgaaaattcctagaagaatttcaagtaacggtgaaccgcaactcgcacatcggcgggagcgacgggggagagcaagaaagtgaagtcggcgatttattgcagctagaggatggtcacactgaagaaagaccacggtcgacggatggcaacgctggtgcagctgattacactggaacggatggcaacgctggtgcagctgatcacgctggtgcagcgggcaacgctggggcagctggaaggatcgacgaaagtggcaacgctgtcggaggcaacttaaataattgcatccaaactggagcgatgatgttagccaaggaaattttattagaatttactggagaaagtgaggtgcgtaaatgggtaatgcaattcttcaatgtggccaagatctacagactaaatgatatgcaacagcacttgctttgtataagcaaattgaaaggcggtgctttgaagtggttgcatgcagaccctatgcgcatcattgctccgattgacgagatgctaaatcaattggttttggccttcgggggaggattttcgaagtcggaactacgacagaagttcgaggatcgggtttggaaaccagatgaggtgttcgccacatattttagcgaaaaaagcatattggcacaggacatcaacattgatgtagaggagttaatggagggtattattcgaggcataccttgcgaaaacttgcgcactcaagctagtatgcattgctttaccaatccggctcaaattttacgtgcgtttgcagctataaagttgccaattaaacgggtacgaaaccatgtagtgaaacaaactgcacaggaagcacaggcggacaaacaacaacgttgctacaattgcaatgttaagggccattgggccaaagattgtttaaagcccaaacgggaggcaggatcttgctatgcgtgcggctcaaaggatcatttaatagcaggatgtccaaataaaaa aatgccttatagactctggcagccctatttcatttttaaaggaaaagtttgtgccattaaaagtaaagcgtatgccagatgcaaattcgtatgtaggtttaaatga
- the LOC138911228 gene encoding uncharacterized protein isoform X2 codes for MENININDVSIATLKSWLALLNLPTEGTKTELMARLNKVPVDIRDDAAKELEVQRNKEQTIEAQNELQNIMQQQRDEIANGAEMLKLMRLEIEASRKFLEEFQVTVNRNSHIGGSDGGEQESEVGDLLQLEDGHTEERPRSTDGNAGAADYTGTDGNAGAADHAGAAGNAGAAGRIDESGNAVGGNLNNCIQTGAMMLAKEILLEFTGESEVRKWVMQFFNVAKIYRLNDMQQHLLCISKLKGGALKWLHADPMRIIAPIDEMLNQLVLAFGGGFSKSELRQKFEDRVWKPDEVFATYFSEKSILAQDINIDVEELMEGIIRGIPCENLRTQASMHCFTNPAQILRAFAAIKLPIKRVRNHVVKQTAQEAQADKQQRCYNCNVKGHWAKDCLKPKREAGSCYACGSKDHLIAGCPNKKYDMENKYNAL; via the exons atggaaaatataaatataaatgacgtgtcaatagcgacattgaaaagttggttggcattactaaatttgccaacagagggtaccaaaactgagctgatggcgagattaaataaggtaccagtggacatccgagacgatgctgcaaaggaacttgaagttcaacgtaacaaggaacagacaattgaggctcaaaatgagttgcaaaacataatgcaacaacagcgtgacgaaatagcaaatggcgccgagatgctgaaattgatgcgtctcgaaattgaagcgtctcgaaaattcctagaagaatttcaagtaacggtgaaccgcaactcgcacatcggcgggagcgacgggggagagcaagaaagtgaagtcggcgatttattgcagctagaggatggtcacactgaagaaagaccacggtcgacggatggcaacgctggtgcagctgattacactggaacggatggcaacgctggtgcagctgatcacgctggtgcagcgggcaacgctggggcagctggaaggatcgacgaaagtggcaacgctgtcggaggcaacttaaataattgcatccaaactggagcgatgatgttagccaaggaaattttattagaatttactggagaaagtgaggtgcgtaaatgggtaatgcaattcttcaatgtggccaagatctacagactaaatgatatgcaacagcacttgctttgtataagcaaattgaaaggcggtgctttgaagtggttgcatgcagaccctatgcgcatcattgctccgattgacgagatgctaaatcaattggttttggccttcgggggaggattttcgaagtcggaactacgacagaagttcgaggatcgggtttggaaaccagatgaggtgttcgccacatattttagcgaaaaaagcatattggcacaggacatcaacattgatgtagaggagttaatggagggtattattcgaggcataccttgcgaaaacttgcgcactcaagctagtatgcattgctttaccaatccggctcaaattttacgtgcgtttgcagctataaagttgccaattaaacgggtacgaaaccatgtagtgaaacaaactgcacaggaagcacaggcggacaaacaacaacgttgctacaattgcaatgttaagggccattgggccaaagattgtttaaagcccaaacgggaggcaggatcttgctatgcgtgcggctcaaaggatcatttaatagcaggatgtccaaataaaaagtatgatatggaaaacaaatat aatgccttatag